A DNA window from Kitasatospora atroaurantiaca contains the following coding sequences:
- a CDS encoding SigE family RNA polymerase sigma factor, translated as MAAVPVVGLPVVALPPRAGRLVDNRMGTAAADAAGASVDHLTQTYQAHYRSLLRLAALLLDDLSSCEDVVQEAFIRVHAARRRVREPEKTLAYLRQTVVNLSRSTLRRRILGLRLLPKPMPDMASAEEGAYDALERDQLKAALRGLQRRQREVLVLRYYADMTEAQVADTLGISLGSVKAYGSRGLAALRVLMESSESSHD; from the coding sequence ATGGCAGCGGTGCCGGTGGTGGGACTGCCGGTGGTGGCACTGCCGCCGCGAGCGGGCCGGCTGGTCGATAACCGGATGGGCACAGCCGCAGCGGACGCGGCGGGAGCCAGCGTCGACCACCTGACCCAGACCTACCAGGCCCACTACCGATCCCTGCTGCGTCTCGCCGCCTTGCTGCTCGACGACCTCTCGTCCTGTGAGGACGTCGTCCAGGAAGCCTTCATCCGGGTGCACGCCGCCCGGCGCCGGGTCCGCGAGCCGGAGAAGACCCTCGCCTACCTGCGCCAGACCGTGGTCAACCTGTCCCGGTCGACGCTTCGACGGCGAATTCTGGGGCTGCGTCTGCTCCCCAAGCCCATGCCTGACATGGCCAGTGCAGAAGAAGGTGCCTACGATGCCTTGGAGCGCGACCAGCTGAAGGCCGCGCTGAGGGGGCTGCAACGCCGTCAGCGGGAGGTGCTGGTACTGCGTTACTACGCGGACATGACGGAGGCGCAGGTCGCCGACACGCTGGGGATCTCCCTCGGCTCGGTGAAGGCGTACGGCTCGCGCGGCCTTGCTGCCCTGCGGGTCCTGATGGAGAGCAGCGAGAGCAGCCATGACTGA
- a CDS encoding NAD(P)H-binding protein, whose product MPRIAKIFSGTARRPAIRPRSGSDAAQGPDLEAVGARPIVCDLERVDAAALAKHLKGADAVVFAAGAGPNSGAARKESVDRAGAVLLADAAELAGARRYLLVSSMGLERVGDPELTRSSTPT is encoded by the coding sequence TTGCCGCGGATCGCAAAGATTTTTTCGGGCACCGCGCGCCGACCGGCGATCCGGCCTCGCTCCGGTAGCGACGCCGCGCAGGGTCCGGACCTGGAGGCGGTCGGGGCCCGGCCGATCGTCTGCGACCTGGAGCGGGTGGACGCGGCGGCCCTGGCGAAACACCTGAAGGGCGCCGACGCGGTGGTGTTCGCCGCGGGGGCCGGACCGAACAGTGGGGCCGCCCGGAAGGAGAGCGTCGACCGGGCCGGTGCGGTGCTGCTGGCGGACGCCGCCGAACTGGCCGGGGCGCGCCGTTATCTGCTGGTCTCCTCGATGGGGCTGGAGCGGGTCGGCGATCCGGAGCTGACCCGGAGTTCGACGCCTACCTGA
- the recR gene encoding recombination mediator RecR, with amino-acid sequence MYEGVVQDLIDELGRLPGVGPKSAQRIAFHILQADPVDVRRLAHALLEVKEKVRFCAVCGNVAESEQCRVCLDPRRDLAVICVVEEPKDVVAIERTREFRGRYHVLGGAISPIEGVGPDDLRIRELLARLADGSVTELILATDPNLEGEATATYLARLCKPMGLKVTRLASGLPVGGDLEYADEVTLGRAFEGRRLLDV; translated from the coding sequence TTGTACGAGGGCGTGGTTCAGGACCTGATCGACGAACTGGGCAGGCTGCCCGGCGTCGGGCCCAAGAGCGCGCAGCGGATCGCCTTCCACATCCTTCAGGCCGATCCGGTCGACGTCCGCCGCCTGGCGCACGCGCTGCTGGAGGTCAAGGAGAAGGTCCGGTTCTGCGCGGTCTGCGGCAATGTCGCGGAGTCCGAGCAGTGCAGGGTCTGTCTCGACCCGCGGCGCGACCTCGCGGTGATCTGCGTGGTCGAGGAGCCCAAGGACGTGGTGGCGATCGAGCGGACCCGCGAGTTCCGCGGCCGCTACCACGTGCTGGGCGGCGCGATCAGCCCGATCGAGGGGGTCGGCCCGGACGACCTGCGGATCCGTGAGCTGCTGGCGCGGCTGGCGGACGGCTCGGTCACCGAGCTGATCCTGGCCACCGACCCCAACCTGGAGGGGGAGGCGACCGCCACGTACCTGGCCCGGCTGTGCAAGCCGATGGGCCTGAAGGTGACCCGGCTGGCGAGCGGTCTGCCCGTCGGCGGGGACTTGGAGTACGCCGACGAGGTCACCCTCGGCCGGGCCTTCGAAGGGAGACGACTGCTCGATGTCTGA
- a CDS encoding aspartate kinase — MGLVVQKYGGSSVADAEGIKRVARRIVDAKKAGHEVVVVVSAMGDTTDELIELAEQVSPIPAGREFDMLLTAGERISMALLAMAIKSLGHEAQSFTGSQAGVITDQVHNKARIIDVTPGRIRSALDEGNIAIVAGFQGVSQVSKDITTLGRGGSDTTAVALAAALKAEVCEIYTDVDGVFTADPRVVKKARKIDWIGFEDMLELASSGSKVLLDRCVEYARRYDIPIHVRSSFSGLPGTIVSSTNPIKPEGGEMEQAIISGVAHDTSEAKVTVVGVPDKPGEAARIFRAIADAEVNIDMVVQNVSAASTGLTDISFTCPKTEGQKAIDALGRVKEGIGFESLRYDDAIGKISLVGAGMRSNPGVTATFFEALSEAGVNIELISTSEIRISVVTRGEDVPEAVRAVHSAFGLDSDSDEAVVYGGTGR, encoded by the coding sequence GTGGGCCTTGTCGTGCAGAAGTACGGCGGCTCATCCGTTGCGGATGCCGAGGGCATCAAGCGCGTAGCCCGCCGAATCGTTGACGCCAAGAAGGCCGGCCATGAGGTCGTCGTCGTGGTGTCCGCGATGGGCGACACGACGGACGAGCTGATCGAACTCGCGGAGCAGGTGTCACCCATCCCTGCCGGCCGTGAGTTCGACATGCTGCTGACCGCTGGAGAGCGGATCTCCATGGCCCTGCTGGCCATGGCGATCAAATCGCTGGGGCACGAGGCCCAGTCGTTCACCGGCAGCCAGGCCGGGGTCATCACCGACCAGGTCCACAACAAGGCGCGCATCATCGACGTGACGCCGGGCCGCATCCGCAGTGCCCTGGACGAGGGCAACATCGCGATCGTGGCCGGCTTCCAGGGGGTGTCGCAGGTCAGCAAGGACATCACCACGCTCGGCCGCGGCGGCTCGGACACCACGGCGGTGGCGCTCGCCGCCGCGCTCAAGGCCGAGGTCTGCGAGATCTACACCGACGTGGACGGTGTCTTCACCGCCGACCCGCGCGTGGTGAAGAAGGCCCGCAAGATCGACTGGATCGGCTTCGAGGACATGCTGGAGCTGGCCTCGTCCGGCTCCAAGGTGCTGCTCGACCGCTGCGTCGAGTACGCCCGGCGCTACGACATCCCGATTCACGTACGCTCGTCGTTCTCCGGACTTCCGGGGACCATTGTCAGCAGCACCAACCCGATCAAGCCCGAAGGGGGCGAGATGGAGCAGGCCATCATCTCCGGAGTCGCCCACGACACGTCGGAGGCGAAGGTCACCGTCGTCGGGGTGCCGGACAAGCCGGGCGAGGCGGCCCGGATCTTCCGCGCCATCGCGGACGCCGAGGTCAACATCGACATGGTGGTGCAGAACGTCTCCGCCGCGTCCACCGGCCTCACCGACATCTCCTTCACCTGCCCGAAGACCGAGGGCCAGAAGGCCATCGACGCGCTGGGCCGGGTCAAGGAGGGCATCGGCTTCGAGTCGCTGCGCTACGACGACGCGATCGGCAAGATCTCCCTGGTCGGCGCCGGTATGCGCTCCAACCCCGGTGTCACCGCGACCTTCTTCGAGGCGCTCTCCGAGGCCGGCGTCAACATCGAGCTGATCTCCACCTCCGAGATCCGCATCTCGGTGGTCACCCGTGGCGAGGACGTCCCCGAGGCCGTCCGCGCCGTCCACAGCGCCTTCGGGCTCGACAGCGACTCCGACGAGGCGGTCGTCTACGGCGGGACCGGGCGATGA
- a CDS encoding S9 family peptidase, protein MSDEKSAVPAWEQRFRAARVSLPDWAEDAPERALYVSNATGTYEVYAWDRTADRHRQVTDRPNGTTDAELSPDGRWIWWFDDTDGDEFGVWRRQPFIGGPDEEAVPGVPAAYSAGLALGRDGTVVVGTSSDDDGTTLHLRQPGAAAPETIYHHEEYGGVGDLSYDSALLAIDHTEHGDAMHSAIRIVRTSDGSTVAELDEVTGRAEPRGVACLGFAPAVGDQRLLVAHQRRGRWEPMLWDVLTGEETELLLRDDRGGEFPGDLSAQWRPGARSLLVEHEYEARSELFSYDLEKGELTRLETPRGTVAGATARPDGTVEFLWSSAAEPSAVRSTSGAVVLRAPGPVPPSSVPVEDVWVEGPGGRVHALVQRPDGEGPFPTVFEVHGGPTHHDSDSFAAGPAAWLDHGFAVVRVNYRGSTGYGQAWTDALRERVGLIELEDIGAVRDWAVSSGLADPAQLVLSGGSWGGYLTLLGLGVQSGSWTLGLAAVPVADYLTAYADEMEALKSLDRTLFGGTPEEVPERWQASSPITYVEQVQAPVYISAGVNDPRCPIQQIENYVGRLEQLGKVHEVYRYDAGHGSLVVEERIKQLRLEIDFALRHLGRAR, encoded by the coding sequence ATGAGTGACGAGAAGAGCGCCGTACCGGCGTGGGAGCAGCGGTTCCGGGCGGCGCGGGTCTCACTGCCCGACTGGGCCGAGGACGCCCCCGAGCGGGCGCTGTACGTGTCGAACGCGACCGGCACGTACGAGGTGTACGCCTGGGACCGGACCGCCGACCGGCACCGGCAGGTGACCGACCGGCCGAACGGCACCACGGACGCCGAGCTGAGCCCGGACGGCCGCTGGATCTGGTGGTTCGACGACACCGACGGCGACGAGTTCGGCGTCTGGCGCCGCCAGCCCTTCATCGGCGGGCCGGACGAGGAGGCGGTGCCGGGCGTTCCCGCCGCGTACTCGGCGGGCCTGGCCCTGGGCCGGGACGGCACGGTCGTGGTCGGCACCTCCTCGGACGACGACGGCACCACCCTTCACCTGCGCCAGCCCGGCGCGGCGGCGCCCGAGACGATCTACCATCACGAGGAGTACGGCGGCGTCGGCGACCTCAGCTACGACTCCGCCCTGCTCGCGATCGACCACACCGAGCACGGCGACGCGATGCACTCGGCGATCCGGATCGTCCGCACCTCGGACGGCTCGACGGTGGCCGAGCTGGACGAGGTCACGGGCCGAGCGGAGCCGCGGGGCGTGGCCTGCCTGGGCTTCGCCCCCGCGGTCGGCGACCAGCGGCTGCTGGTCGCCCATCAGCGCCGGGGCCGCTGGGAGCCGATGCTCTGGGACGTCCTCACCGGCGAGGAGACGGAGCTGCTGCTCCGCGACGACCGGGGCGGCGAGTTCCCGGGCGACCTGTCGGCGCAGTGGCGCCCCGGGGCGCGGTCGCTGCTGGTCGAGCACGAGTACGAGGCGCGCAGCGAGCTCTTCTCCTACGACCTCGAGAAGGGCGAGCTGACCCGGCTGGAGACCCCGCGCGGCACCGTCGCCGGGGCAACGGCCAGGCCGGACGGGACGGTTGAGTTCCTCTGGTCCTCGGCCGCCGAGCCCTCGGCGGTACGGTCGACCTCCGGCGCAGTGGTACTGCGCGCTCCCGGGCCGGTCCCGCCGAGCTCGGTGCCGGTGGAGGACGTCTGGGTGGAGGGCCCGGGCGGCCGGGTGCACGCACTGGTCCAGCGGCCGGACGGGGAGGGCCCGTTCCCGACCGTCTTCGAGGTCCACGGCGGCCCGACCCACCACGACAGCGACTCCTTCGCGGCCGGCCCCGCCGCCTGGCTGGACCACGGCTTCGCGGTGGTCCGCGTCAACTACCGCGGCTCGACCGGCTACGGCCAGGCATGGACGGACGCGCTGCGCGAGCGGGTCGGCCTGATCGAGCTGGAGGACATCGGCGCGGTACGGGACTGGGCGGTGTCCTCCGGGCTCGCCGACCCGGCGCAGCTGGTGCTCTCCGGCGGTTCCTGGGGCGGGTACCTGACGCTGCTCGGGCTCGGTGTGCAGAGCGGGAGTTGGACGCTCGGCCTGGCCGCGGTGCCGGTCGCCGACTACCTGACGGCGTACGCCGACGAGATGGAGGCGCTCAAGTCGCTGGACCGCACGCTCTTCGGCGGCACCCCCGAGGAGGTTCCCGAGCGCTGGCAGGCCTCCTCGCCGATCACCTACGTCGAGCAGGTGCAGGCGCCCGTCTACATCAGCGCCGGGGTGAACGACCCGCGCTGCCCGATCCAGCAGATCGAGAACTACGTCGGGCGGCTGGAGCAGCTGGGCAAGGTGCACGAGGTGTACCGCTACGACGCCGGGCACGGTTCGCTGGTGGTCGAGGAGCGGATCAAGCAGCTGCGGCTGGAGATCGACTTCGCCCTGCGGCACCTCGGGCGGGCCCGGTGA
- a CDS encoding SURF1 family protein codes for MYRFLLTSRWLGGTVVALVAVAVCIWLGSWQLGRFEDRVSTHQDAARSAAAAPGEAVPLGSVLATAQSKVGTDTVGRAVTATGSYDPAHQLLVPNRTVDGRQGYYVLTPLRTADGRAVAVVRGWAAGSPGAAPAPAVPSGEVTVTGRLQAPETSGSGGAVAGGLPSGQLGTISPAALVNVLPYGTYDGWVAADAVPAGLTVVPTVQPQGGNGLSLRAFQNLGYTLEWFVFAGFVVFMWFRLVRREAEAAQDRVLGLDPALD; via the coding sequence GTGTACCGGTTTCTCCTGACTTCGCGCTGGCTGGGCGGCACCGTCGTCGCCCTGGTGGCCGTCGCGGTCTGCATCTGGCTCGGCTCCTGGCAGCTCGGCCGCTTCGAGGACCGGGTGTCCACCCACCAGGACGCCGCCCGCTCGGCCGCCGCCGCCCCGGGCGAGGCCGTCCCGCTCGGCAGCGTGCTGGCGACCGCGCAGTCCAAGGTGGGCACGGACACGGTCGGCCGGGCCGTCACCGCCACCGGCAGCTACGACCCGGCGCACCAACTGCTCGTCCCCAACCGCACCGTGGACGGCCGGCAGGGCTACTACGTTCTGACCCCGCTCCGCACCGCCGACGGCCGGGCCGTCGCCGTGGTCCGGGGCTGGGCCGCCGGCTCGCCGGGTGCGGCCCCGGCGCCCGCCGTACCGAGCGGCGAGGTGACCGTCACCGGACGGCTGCAGGCACCGGAGACCAGCGGCAGCGGCGGCGCGGTGGCCGGCGGGCTGCCGTCCGGCCAGCTGGGCACGATCAGCCCGGCCGCGCTGGTCAACGTCCTGCCGTACGGGACGTACGACGGCTGGGTGGCCGCCGACGCCGTACCGGCCGGGCTCACCGTGGTGCCCACCGTCCAGCCGCAGGGCGGCAACGGGCTGAGCCTGCGGGCCTTCCAGAATCTCGGCTACACGCTGGAGTGGTTCGTCTTCGCGGGTTTCGTCGTCTTCATGTGGTTCCGCCTGGTGCGCCGCGAGGCGGAGGCGGCCCAGGACCGGGTCCTCGGTCTCGATCCGGCCCTGGACTGA
- a CDS encoding DUF5063 domain-containing protein — protein sequence MSDRTQSSTSTHKHEPDDFAVQIADSVESFVLAVTEVAKGDEPGSAVSLLLLEVSQLLLAGGRLGAIEDVLPDDRFEPDTGPEPDGVELRERLAELLAPIDVYHEVFDPYGPPEKPNAFRISDDLAGVVSELQHGLTHYREGRVSEALWWWQFSYLSNWGSTCTAVLRALQSLIAHVRLDSPIGAAADGADTDDDGLTDEQLEQQAGDLMAAELGLQPRP from the coding sequence ATGTCTGACCGTACGCAAAGCAGCACCAGTACCCACAAGCACGAACCCGACGACTTCGCCGTCCAGATCGCCGACTCGGTCGAGAGCTTCGTGCTCGCCGTGACCGAGGTGGCCAAGGGCGACGAGCCGGGGAGCGCGGTCTCGCTGCTCCTGCTGGAGGTCTCCCAGCTGCTGCTGGCGGGTGGTCGGCTGGGCGCCATCGAGGACGTCCTCCCGGACGACCGCTTCGAGCCGGACACCGGCCCGGAGCCGGACGGTGTCGAGCTGCGTGAGCGCCTCGCCGAGCTGCTCGCGCCGATCGACGTCTACCACGAGGTCTTCGACCCGTACGGTCCGCCGGAGAAGCCCAACGCCTTCCGGATCTCGGACGATCTGGCCGGCGTGGTCAGCGAGCTGCAGCACGGGCTGACCCACTACCGCGAGGGGCGGGTCAGCGAGGCGCTCTGGTGGTGGCAGTTCTCGTACCTCTCCAACTGGGGCTCGACCTGCACGGCGGTGCTGCGCGCGCTGCAGTCGCTGATCGCGCACGTGCGGCTGGACAGCCCGATCGGTGCGGCGGCGGACGGGGCGGACACGGACGACGACGGGCTGACGGACGAGCAGCTGGAGCAGCAGGCCGGCGACCTGATGGCCGCCGAACTGGGCCTGCAGCCCCGCCCCTGA
- a CDS encoding aspartate-semialdehyde dehydrogenase: MTSPRKPNLAVVGATGAVGTVMLGILSSREDVWGEIRLIASPRSAGRKLTVRGEEVEVVALSEEAFDGIDVAMFDVPDEVSAQWAPIAAAKGVIAVDNSGAFRMDEDVPLVVPEVNAAAARIRPRGIIANPNCTTLTMMNGLAALHSEYGLKELVVASYQAASGAGQPGVDALRDQIKQVAGTGVGEMAGDLRAVITDNGPFPAPLVLNAVPWAGSLKEDGWSSEELKVRNESRKILGLPDLKVSATCVRIPVITTHSLAVHAVFEREVTQARAQEILRDAPGVVLYDNPEAGEFPTPNDVVGTDPTWVGRVRRSIDDPTALDLFICGDNLRKGAALNTAQIAEVVAAELTTA, encoded by the coding sequence ATGACCTCCCCGAGGAAGCCGAACCTCGCGGTCGTCGGCGCCACCGGCGCGGTCGGCACCGTGATGCTCGGCATCCTCTCCTCCCGTGAGGACGTCTGGGGCGAGATCCGTCTGATCGCCTCCCCGCGCTCGGCCGGCCGCAAGCTGACCGTGCGCGGCGAGGAGGTCGAGGTCGTGGCGCTCTCCGAGGAGGCGTTCGACGGCATCGACGTGGCGATGTTCGACGTCCCGGACGAGGTCTCCGCCCAGTGGGCGCCGATCGCGGCCGCCAAGGGCGTCATCGCGGTCGACAACTCGGGCGCGTTCCGGATGGACGAGGACGTCCCGCTGGTCGTCCCCGAGGTGAACGCGGCGGCGGCCCGGATCCGGCCGCGCGGCATCATCGCCAACCCGAACTGCACCACGCTCACGATGATGAACGGGCTGGCCGCCCTGCACTCCGAGTACGGGCTCAAGGAGCTGGTGGTCGCCTCGTACCAGGCGGCCTCCGGCGCCGGGCAGCCCGGCGTGGACGCACTGCGCGACCAGATCAAGCAGGTCGCGGGCACCGGCGTCGGCGAGATGGCGGGGGACCTGCGCGCCGTGATCACCGACAACGGGCCGTTCCCGGCGCCGCTGGTGCTGAACGCGGTGCCGTGGGCGGGCTCGCTCAAGGAGGACGGCTGGTCCTCCGAGGAGCTCAAGGTCCGCAACGAGTCGCGCAAGATCCTCGGTCTGCCGGACCTCAAGGTCTCCGCGACCTGCGTCCGCATCCCGGTGATCACCACGCACTCGCTGGCCGTCCACGCGGTCTTCGAGCGCGAGGTCACCCAGGCCCGCGCGCAGGAGATCCTGCGGGACGCCCCGGGCGTCGTGCTGTACGACAACCCGGAGGCCGGCGAGTTCCCGACGCCGAACGACGTGGTCGGCACCGACCCGACCTGGGTCGGCCGGGTGCGCCGCTCGATCGACGACCCGACCGCGCTGGACCTCTTCATCTGCGGCGACAACCTGCGCAAGGGCGCGGCGCTGAACACCGCCCAGATCGCCGAGGTCGTCGCGGCGGAGCTGACGACCGCCTGA
- a CDS encoding DNA polymerase III subunit gamma and tau, protein MSLALYRRYRPETFAEVIGQEHVTAPLQQALRNNRVNHAYLFSGPRGCGKTTSARILARCLNCAEGPTPTPCGECQSCRDLATGGPGSIDVIEIDAASHGGVDDARELRERAFFAPVHSRYKIFILDEAHMVTSAGFNALLKVVEEPPEHLKFIFATTEPEKVIGTIRSRTHHYPFRLVPPGTLRDYLAEVCGREGIQVEDSVFPLVVRAGAGSVRDSMSVMDQLLAGAGEGGVTYQMATSLLGYTDSALLDEVVDAFAAHDGATVFQVIDRVVEGGHDPRRFVADLLERLRDLVILATVPDAGEKGLIDAPADRVAIMQAQADRFGAAELSRAADIVNTGLTEMRGNAAPRLQLELICARVMLPGAYDDELSLQARLDKLERRAAAGGFAAAPVGGFAPPASPLAAAPGPAPVPAPAVQMAPPPTAEPTRAPSPAPVQAPSPAPVQAPPAAPAGPAPGAWPIPRSFQPAGAAPEPTPPPTPTPAPEPAPAPAQAPAPVPAAPQPAAAQGQPSASAQQGAAQVRQLWPQILEAVKNRRRFTWILLSQNGQVAGFDGSVLQVSFINAGARDSFVSSNSDDVLKQALADALGVDWRIECIVDPSGSGGTSTQSPPQSGGGWGGGASQAPRSAPVVQQPAPTPVQAAQAPAPARPQPVQQQPVPPQAPSAPMVAPEDDIPEEDDPELKEDAYSGQELIIRELGATVLEEIHHNG, encoded by the coding sequence GTGTCCCTAGCCCTGTACCGCCGCTATCGCCCCGAGACTTTCGCAGAGGTCATCGGGCAGGAGCACGTGACCGCTCCGCTCCAGCAGGCCCTGCGTAACAACAGGGTCAACCACGCCTACCTGTTCAGCGGCCCGCGCGGCTGCGGCAAGACGACGAGTGCCCGCATCCTGGCCCGCTGCCTCAACTGCGCCGAGGGCCCGACGCCCACGCCGTGCGGCGAGTGCCAGTCCTGCCGCGACCTGGCGACCGGCGGGCCCGGCTCGATCGACGTGATCGAGATCGACGCCGCCTCGCACGGTGGTGTGGACGACGCCCGTGAGCTGCGTGAGCGCGCGTTCTTCGCGCCCGTGCACAGCCGGTACAAGATCTTCATTCTGGACGAGGCCCACATGGTGACCTCGGCCGGCTTCAACGCGCTGCTGAAGGTGGTGGAGGAGCCGCCGGAGCACCTCAAGTTCATCTTCGCGACCACGGAGCCGGAGAAGGTGATCGGGACGATCCGGTCCCGTACGCACCACTACCCCTTCCGTCTCGTCCCGCCCGGCACGCTTCGCGACTACCTCGCGGAGGTCTGCGGCCGCGAGGGCATCCAGGTCGAGGACTCGGTGTTCCCGCTGGTCGTACGGGCGGGCGCCGGCTCGGTGCGTGACTCGATGTCGGTGATGGACCAGCTGCTCGCGGGGGCCGGCGAGGGCGGCGTCACGTACCAGATGGCGACGTCGCTGCTCGGGTACACGGACTCGGCGCTGCTGGACGAGGTGGTGGACGCCTTCGCCGCGCACGACGGGGCGACGGTGTTCCAGGTCATCGACCGCGTGGTCGAGGGCGGGCACGACCCGCGGCGCTTCGTCGCGGACCTGCTGGAGCGCCTGCGCGATCTGGTGATCCTGGCCACAGTGCCGGACGCGGGGGAGAAGGGGCTCATCGACGCCCCGGCGGACCGGGTCGCGATCATGCAGGCGCAGGCGGACCGCTTCGGCGCGGCCGAGCTGAGCCGGGCGGCCGACATCGTCAACACCGGCTTGACCGAGATGCGGGGGAACGCGGCGCCCCGGCTGCAGCTGGAGCTGATCTGCGCCCGGGTGATGCTGCCCGGCGCGTACGACGACGAGCTGTCGCTGCAGGCGCGGCTGGACAAGCTGGAGCGGCGCGCGGCGGCAGGTGGTTTCGCGGCGGCCCCGGTGGGCGGTTTCGCGCCGCCCGCATCGCCACTCGCAGCGGCGCCCGGACCCGCACCGGTCCCGGCTCCGGCCGTTCAGATGGCCCCGCCGCCGACCGCCGAGCCGACCCGGGCGCCGTCCCCGGCCCCCGTCCAGGCGCCGTCCCCGGCCCCCGTCCAGGCGCCGCCCGCGGCCCCGGCCGGGCCGGCTCCGGGCGCATGGCCGATCCCGCGCAGCTTCCAGCCGGCCGGCGCAGCGCCCGAACCGACACCACCACCGACCCCGACGCCGGCTCCCGAGCCTGCACCCGCACCCGCCCAGGCACCCGCGCCCGTACCCGCAGCTCCGCAGCCGGCGGCGGCACAGGGCCAGCCCTCCGCCTCCGCCCAGCAGGGTGCGGCGCAGGTCCGGCAGCTGTGGCCGCAGATCCTGGAGGCGGTGAAGAACCGCCGCCGCTTCACCTGGATCCTGCTCAGCCAGAACGGCCAGGTCGCAGGTTTCGACGGCAGCGTGCTGCAGGTCTCCTTCATCAACGCGGGCGCTCGCGACAGCTTCGTCAGCAGCAACAGCGACGACGTGCTCAAGCAGGCCCTCGCCGACGCCCTCGGCGTGGACTGGCGGATCGAGTGCATCGTCGACCCGTCCGGCAGCGGCGGTACGTCCACCCAGTCGCCGCCCCAGAGCGGCGGCGGTTGGGGTGGCGGAGCCTCGCAGGCTCCCCGGTCCGCACCGGTCGTGCAGCAGCCGGCCCCGACGCCCGTCCAGGCGGCCCAGGCCCCTGCGCCGGCGCGGCCGCAGCCGGTGCAGCAGCAGCCCGTTCCCCCGCAAGCCCCGTCCGCTCCGATGGTCGCGCCCGAGGACGACATCCCGGAGGAGGACGACCCGGAGCTGAAGGAGGATGCGTACTCGGGCCAGGAACTGATCATCCGTGAGCTCGGCGCGACCGTCCTCGAGGAGATCCACCACAACGGGTGA
- a CDS encoding YbaB/EbfC family nucleoid-associated protein, whose protein sequence is MFPGGGQPNMQQLLKQAQKMQEELAKAQRELAEAKVSGSAGGGLVEATVTGAGELVALTIAPAAVDPEDTETLADLILAAVRDANAAAQKIQAERMGPLTQGLGGGGIPGLPF, encoded by the coding sequence GTGTTCCCTGGTGGTGGCCAGCCCAATATGCAGCAGCTGCTCAAGCAGGCGCAGAAGATGCAGGAGGAGCTCGCGAAGGCGCAGCGGGAGCTGGCCGAGGCGAAGGTGAGCGGTTCGGCGGGCGGCGGTCTGGTCGAGGCGACGGTGACGGGCGCCGGCGAGCTGGTGGCGCTGACGATCGCGCCCGCCGCCGTCGACCCGGAGGACACCGAGACGCTGGCCGACCTGATTCTGGCCGCAGTCCGGGACGCCAACGCGGCGGCTCAGAAGATCCAGGCCGAGCGGATGGGCCCGCTCACCCAGGGCCTGGGCGGCGGCGGCATCCCGGGGCTCCCGTTCTAG